One Candidatus Paceibacterota bacterium genomic window carries:
- a CDS encoding tetratricopeptide repeat protein — protein MMPNSPKVSAFLEKAPVFLLLGLTFLLPVFFLPASFSTFPFSKHVLLAVCTLLAFIAWAVSSLRQGKISYTKDFSQALLALVLLVTLVSSLGFVKQSLFGIGPEIDTFGSLAIFFILFFLATNVFSTKKTIFNFYIALFASFLLVALFQVLHLFGGASFLSFSIFGDITSNLVGKWNDLGVFAGAITLLSVFFLELLPSSTFFKRAVVVALALSLVIVFLVNFPMLWAVLGIASALFLFIAAYIDKQSTKGSGTAFPAPSSEDMPASFGKMKKMVRSSLPSVLVIVLAILCIFFSDSIGSMLSNRFRIQNLEVRPSLQATYDLGVSTLKEKPIFGIGPNRFVNQWLMSKPDTVNTSVFWDTDFVYGFGFVLSSLVTIGIIGFLAWIAFLVFFVKRGIKSLRSLPEDPFFRYFILSSFVVSLYFWALNVFYVPSITTFALSFLFSGLFLGSLSSVGLVEKKDLSFSNSGNSTLLVKVLCVLLLVLSVFLGFVYGKKFVAMAMFQRGAYAFNTTGNIDIAEGYIVRAASISPEDIYYRALADIGVARLNRLLAVQNTKDKLSDEEYKKAFDSALQNTLNAADKALQANSGDYKNWILRGNIYSSLIPLKISGAYETARAAYTQAVALNPKSPSIPLLLGRLELANGNYANALDYVGKSLNLKRNFIDGYVFRGQAEVQKGDIASAIPDFENAAVIAQNNSQIFFQLGVLYYNAKKYDNAIGVLERAVIIDPSYANARYFLGLSYDKVGRVDDAITQITEIQKTNPDNQDVVTLLKNLKAEKSPAPAAKTTPSPTPKK, from the coding sequence ATGATGCCAAATTCACCGAAAGTTTCTGCCTTTCTGGAGAAGGCGCCGGTTTTCCTTCTTCTCGGTCTCACCTTTCTTTTGCCGGTATTTTTCTTACCAGCATCTTTCTCAACATTTCCGTTCAGTAAACATGTTCTCTTAGCAGTTTGTACCCTTCTCGCTTTCATTGCTTGGGCAGTATCTTCACTGCGTCAAGGCAAAATTTCATATACAAAAGATTTCTCTCAAGCTCTTCTGGCACTTGTCCTTCTTGTGACTCTCGTATCTTCTCTCGGATTTGTAAAACAATCGCTTTTTGGCATCGGTCCCGAAATTGACACATTCGGATCTCTCGCGATCTTCTTTATTCTCTTTTTCTTGGCGACAAATGTTTTCTCTACTAAGAAAACGATTTTCAACTTCTATATCGCCCTTTTCGCTTCGTTTCTTTTGGTCGCCCTCTTCCAAGTTCTCCATCTTTTTGGCGGAGCAAGCTTTCTTTCATTCAGTATTTTTGGCGATATAACTTCGAATCTTGTCGGTAAATGGAATGATCTCGGCGTTTTTGCTGGCGCGATAACCCTTCTTTCGGTCTTCTTCCTTGAACTTCTCCCTTCCTCGACATTTTTCAAGCGGGCAGTTGTAGTTGCTCTTGCCCTTTCTCTCGTTATAGTCTTTTTAGTTAATTTTCCTATGCTCTGGGCAGTTTTGGGAATCGCTTCCGCTCTCTTTCTTTTCATCGCCGCCTATATTGATAAACAAAGCACAAAAGGATCAGGAACTGCTTTCCCCGCACCTTCTTCCGAAGATATGCCTGCTTCATTTGGAAAAATGAAGAAAATGGTGCGCTCTTCTCTCCCCTCTGTATTAGTAATCGTGCTTGCTATTCTTTGTATTTTCTTCTCTGATTCAATAGGTAGTATGCTTTCAAATCGTTTTCGTATTCAGAATCTTGAAGTACGACCCTCTCTTCAGGCAACCTATGATCTCGGAGTATCAACTCTTAAAGAAAAACCGATATTTGGTATCGGCCCGAATCGTTTCGTGAACCAGTGGCTTATGTCGAAGCCCGATACGGTGAATACGAGCGTTTTCTGGGACACTGATTTCGTTTACGGTTTTGGATTCGTACTTTCTTCTCTTGTAACGATAGGAATTATCGGCTTTCTCGCTTGGATCGCGTTCCTTGTCTTTTTTGTGAAGAGGGGAATCAAATCTCTCCGCTCTCTTCCTGAAGATCCATTCTTCCGTTACTTCATCCTTTCCTCATTTGTTGTTTCCCTTTATTTCTGGGCGTTAAATGTATTTTACGTCCCAAGCATTACAACATTTGCTTTGAGCTTCCTTTTCAGCGGTCTTTTCCTTGGTTCTCTCTCGAGTGTCGGGCTTGTTGAAAAGAAAGATCTTTCGTTCAGTAATTCTGGCAATTCCACTCTTCTGGTAAAAGTGCTCTGCGTGCTTCTTCTTGTGCTCTCGGTATTTCTCGGTTTTGTGTACGGAAAGAAATTTGTCGCTATGGCAATGTTTCAGCGGGGCGCGTACGCGTTCAACACAACGGGAAATATTGATATCGCAGAAGGGTATATCGTCCGCGCGGCGTCCATTTCGCCAGAGGATATTTACTACCGAGCTCTCGCTGATATTGGGGTTGCCCGATTGAACAGGCTTCTTGCTGTGCAAAATACAAAAGACAAGCTTTCCGATGAAGAGTATAAAAAAGCTTTTGACTCCGCACTTCAAAATACGCTTAATGCCGCTGATAAAGCTCTCCAAGCAAACTCCGGAGATTACAAAAATTGGATTTTGCGCGGAAATATTTACTCTTCCCTCATTCCTCTCAAAATTTCCGGTGCATACGAAACTGCGCGAGCCGCATACACCCAGGCAGTAGCGCTCAATCCAAAAAGTCCCTCGATTCCGCTTCTTCTTGGGCGTCTTGAGCTCGCGAACGGAAATTATGCGAATGCTCTCGATTATGTCGGTAAATCTTTGAACTTGAAGAGGAACTTTATTGATGGCTATGTATTCCGAGGCCAGGCAGAAGTCCAAAAAGGCGATATCGCATCTGCTATTCCTGATTTTGAAAATGCGGCGGTTATTGCGCAAAATAATTCCCAAATATTTTTCCAGCTCGGCGTTCTCTATTACAATGCAAAAAAGTATGATAATGCAATAGGAGTTTTGGAGCGAGCGGTCATCATTGATCCTTCGTACGCAAACGCCAGATACTTTTTGGGCCTTAGCTATGACAAGGTAGGCAGAGTAGACGATGCTATTACTCAAATCACTGAAATCCAAAAGACGAATCCTGATAATCAGGATGTGGTGACCCTTCTCAAGAATTTGAAAGCAGAAAAATCTCCCGCACCAGCTGCGAAAACCACACCATCGCCTACGCCAAAGAAATAA
- a CDS encoding lipid II flippase MurJ, producing MVKNILRFIHREITGLHQAAYLLGIFAFLSQVLALFRDRLFAYSFGASHSLDLYYVSFRIPDFIFASVASVVSISVIIPFLVERMQRGEAEGKKFIDAVFSAFFIFIVSISVIVYALIPYFIHIFFPSFDGADTAKLITMTRIVLLSPIFLGISNFFASITQVHKRFFLYAISPLFYNIGIILGVIFLYPMFGLLGLSYGVVLGAFLHMAIQIPFLIEHKLFPRLSLRVHFQSIKEVALLSIPRTLTASSNEIAEFFLISLASFMSAGSVSIFNFSFNLQSVPLSIIGVSYSLAAFPALTRSFSAGNHSEFLDQMITSAKHIIFWSIPVAVLFIVLRAQIVRVILGTGRFDWNDTRLTAASLALFAFSTISQSLMLLFVRSYYARGKTIKPLIINVLSAGSVVLFGYLLSQFFLQESLAKHFIEVLLRVDGLSGTSVLVLPLAFSIGITINMIIHWIDFQFDFPAFTKPVFQTLFQSLSASVIMGAVSYFCLNIFSNFFSLNTLSGVFLQGFLAGIIGLVVCVAVLKLLGSIELQEVWDTFHRKFWKTKEIVIEETSV from the coding sequence ATGGTAAAGAATATCTTACGATTTATTCATCGCGAAATTACGGGCCTGCATCAGGCGGCATATCTTCTGGGGATTTTCGCTTTTCTCTCTCAAGTCTTGGCGCTCTTTCGTGACCGCTTGTTTGCCTATTCTTTCGGCGCGAGCCACAGTCTCGATCTCTATTACGTCTCTTTCCGTATTCCCGACTTTATTTTCGCTTCCGTTGCCTCGGTTGTTTCTATTTCTGTCATCATCCCTTTTCTTGTTGAAAGAATGCAAAGGGGGGAAGCAGAGGGGAAAAAATTTATTGATGCTGTATTTTCGGCTTTCTTCATCTTCATTGTTTCGATAAGCGTTATCGTATATGCCCTTATTCCGTATTTTATTCACATTTTTTTCCCGAGTTTCGATGGCGCCGATACTGCGAAACTCATTACGATGACCCGCATTGTGCTTCTTTCCCCGATTTTTCTCGGTATTTCCAATTTCTTCGCAAGCATCACCCAAGTCCACAAAAGATTTTTCCTTTACGCTATAAGCCCCCTTTTCTACAACATTGGCATTATTCTCGGGGTTATTTTTCTCTATCCCATGTTCGGACTTCTTGGACTTTCTTATGGTGTGGTTTTGGGTGCATTTCTCCATATGGCAATTCAGATTCCCTTTTTGATTGAGCATAAATTATTTCCAAGACTCTCACTTCGGGTTCATTTTCAATCGATCAAAGAAGTAGCGCTTCTCTCAATTCCTCGGACGCTCACGGCCTCCTCAAACGAAATTGCTGAATTTTTCCTTATCTCCCTTGCGTCATTTATGTCTGCTGGTTCGGTTTCTATTTTTAACTTCTCATTTAATCTCCAATCTGTTCCGCTCTCGATTATCGGCGTTTCCTACTCGCTTGCCGCTTTTCCCGCTCTTACCCGTTCCTTCTCAGCGGGGAACCATAGCGAGTTTCTCGACCAGATGATAACTTCCGCCAAGCATATTATTTTTTGGTCTATTCCCGTCGCCGTTTTGTTTATTGTCCTTCGCGCGCAAATCGTCCGAGTTATTTTGGGAACTGGGCGTTTTGACTGGAACGATACTCGTCTTACCGCCGCAAGCCTTGCTCTATTTGCTTTTTCCACCATTTCGCAAAGCCTCATGCTTCTTTTTGTTCGCTCATATTATGCGCGCGGGAAGACTATTAAACCCCTCATTATCAATGTTTTGAGTGCGGGCAGTGTCGTGTTATTTGGATATTTGCTTTCTCAATTTTTCCTTCAAGAATCGCTCGCGAAGCATTTTATTGAAGTTTTGCTTCGTGTCGACGGTCTATCTGGGACATCTGTCCTTGTTTTACCGCTTGCGTTCTCAATCGGAATCACCATCAACATGATCATTCACTGGATCGATTTCCAGTTTGATTTCCCGGCATTTACAAAACCCGTTTTTCAAACTCTTTTCCAAAGCCTTTCAGCTTCGGTCATTATGGGAGCGGTTTCTTATTTTTGTCTTAATATATTCAGCAATTTTTTCTCTTTGAACACCCTTTCCGGAGTTTTTCTTCAAGGATTTCTGGCGGGAATTATCGGTCTTGTAGTTTGTGTGGCCGTCTTAAAACTTCTTGGGAGTATCGAGCTTCAAGAGGTGTGGGACACGTTCCATAGAAAATTCTGGAAGACAAAAGAGATCGTGATTGAAGAGACCTCTGTTTAA